CGTGGCGCGAATCTTCCCGACGAAGGTCGAGATGTTTTCGAGCGACCCTTCGAGGATGAACAGTTCCATGCAGTAGTGGTCGCCGACGTGGCTGTGGAAGTTAGAAGCGACGAGGTCTTCGTGTTCGTGGCGCAGGTGCATCATCTTCTCTTCGACGCTCGTCGTCTGGAACTTGAACAGGACGGTGACGACGCCCATTAGGTCGCGGTCCTCGAGGCGTTTGTCCTCGAACTCGCCGAGGAGGTTGCGACTCGCTTCGCGAATCACTTCACTGCGACCCGTGTAGCCGTGTTCGGAAGAGAAGGCGTCGATTCGTTCGAGCAGTTCGTCTGGCATGGAGACGCTGACGACGGTCATGTATTAACTCAGGGGCACTTCGATATTAAAGATTGAGTAACGACCCGGGGTGTCCGTCACCGAGACACACCTTTTCACGCCCACGTCTCGACTAGGAACCATGGCACTCTCGGTCAGCACGAACGAGCGCGTGGAGCTGGTGGATATCTCAGACCGCGTCGCCGGTGAACTTCCGTCCGACGCGACTGGTATCTGTACGGTTTTCTGCACCCACACGTCGGCGGGCCTCCTGATACAGGAGAACGAATCGCGGCTGAAACGCGACTTGCTCGGGCTGTTAGAACGCGTGGTTCCGGAAGCCGGCGGGTACGAACACGACGAGATAGACGACAACGCAGACGCCCACCTCCGCGCCACGCTGCTCGACAGTAGCCTCTCGATTCCCGTCAAGAATGGCGCGCTCCAGC
This sequence is a window from Haladaptatus sp. QDMS2. Protein-coding genes within it:
- a CDS encoding secondary thiamine-phosphate synthase enzyme YjbQ — its product is MALSVSTNERVELVDISDRVAGELPSDATGICTVFCTHTSAGLLIQENESRLKRDLLGLLERVVPEAGGYEHDEIDDNADAHLRATLLDSSLSIPVKNGALQLGTWQTIFLVECDEPRTRKIIVTVT
- the nikR gene encoding nickel-responsive transcriptional regulator NikR, with translation MTVVSVSMPDELLERIDAFSSEHGYTGRSEVIREASRNLLGEFEDKRLEDRDLMGVVTVLFKFQTTSVEEKMMHLRHEHEDLVASNFHSHVGDHYCMELFILEGSLENISTFVGKIRATKDILTVDYSVIPVDEFGTFASVE